GCCCTCTTCGAGGGTGAATTTTGGTTTCCAGCCCAGGGCTGTAAGTTTTGAGACATCTAGAAGTTTTCGCGGCATGCCGTCGGGTTTGGTCGGATCGAAATTGATGGTGCCGGGATAACCGACGACGCGGCGGACGGTTTCGGCAAGTTCGCTGATGGTTTGATCGATGCCGGTGCCGATGTTCAGGAGTTCGGTTGATTGTGAGTTGAACATTATAAAGATCAGGGCATCGGCCAAGTCATCGACATAGAGAAATTCTCTTTTTGGGGTGCCGGTGCCCCAGAGATTGACTGTATCTGAGGCTATATTTGGGGTTGGTAGTGGCTTGTCGGCTATTCCAGCACCGTTTAAGGTGTGATTATTAAGGGCGGCAATCCGCATCAGGTTTTCGTAAAAGTCGTTGGGGATTTTGCCATATTTTTCGGTATCGGCGGCTAGTGTTTGATTATCCCCGGCGGCGGCGAGTTTGGCGAGGTGAAATTTACGGATCATGGCCGGCATTACGTGAGAGCTTAAGAGATCGTAGTTATCCAAAGGGCCATAGAGGTTGGTTGGCATTACCGGGATGAAATTGGTTTTATACTGGCGGTTAAAGGCGTAACACATCTCGATACCGGCGATCTTGGCCACGGCGTAGGCTGAGTTGGTTGGCTCTAAGGGGCCGGAGAGAAGATACTCTTCA
The sequence above is drawn from the Pseudomonadota bacterium genome and encodes:
- a CDS encoding GDP-L-fucose synthase, coding for MEKNAKIYVAGHRGLVGSAIVRRLQKDGYENIIVRTSAELDLTNQQATAAFFAAEKPDYVFLAAAKVGGIHANNTKPADFIYDNLAIQNNVLHAAAEHQVEKLLFLGSSCIYPRLAPQPMREEYLLSGPLEPTNSAYAVAKIAGIEMCYAFNRQYKTNFIPVMPTNLYGPLDNYDLLSSHVMPAMIRKFHLAKLAAAGDNQTLAADTEKYGKIPNDFYENLMRIAALNNHTLNGAGIADKPLPTPNIASDTVNLWGTGTPKREFLYVDDLADALIFIMFNSQSTELLNIGTGIDQTISELAETVRRVVGYPGTINFDPTKPDGMPRKLLDVSKLTALGWKPKFTLEEGIKQAYKSYRKML